The window GAGGGCGGGAGGTCAATCTGCTCGGGGAGCGTCTTGTTCCTGTTAATCTTGCCGAACTTCGGATTTGCCGCGGCAATGACTGTGGCCCTTGCATTGAGGACCATGTTGAGGCCGGCCTTAGCGAAGTAAACGCTGCCCTGTTCCATCGGTTCGTGGAGGCTGTTACGATCCTCTTTGCTCATTTTATCCAGCTCATCAATGATCGCGAAGCCGTTATCTGCTAACACGAGGGTTCCGGCGTCAACTGTCCACCTTCCTGTGATGTTGTCTTTCTTGGCGGCGGCCATGAGTCCAACGCCGCTTGCTCCCTTTCCGGAGGTCCTAACGGCCCGGGGAGCAATCCTAGCTGTGAAGTCGAGCAGATGAGATTTGGCCGTTCCCGGGTCCCCAACGAGAAGGACGTGAATTCGCTTCCTCTTTCTTTCCCCCACGGGCGAATACTCGTCGTGCCCTCCAAAGATGGAAAGCAGTATGCCGAGCTTCTCGTTCTCGTATCCGTGCACGGTCGGGGCAAAAGACTGAATCAGCTTCCTCTTGTACTCTGGCGACTTAACTTCCTCAAGGATTCTCTGCTCTTCCTCAGGGGTTACTGTAATGTCCTCCTCGTCTTTACTCTCTTTCTCAATATGATTCACGATTAGCACAAATTTCTTCACGGGTTTGTTGTCCTCCTCACCTTCGAGGAGTCTCAGTGTGCCGGTAATGATTACTCTGTCCCCCGGAATAATGTTGTCACAGAGGTCGTCAAGGAGGATAATGTTCAGGTTCCTTGGCAATTGGCCTCCTTTCAGCTTCTCCGGAGGGTCCTGGATTGTCGCCGTTTGGTATCGCCTGAATCTGCTTTTTTCGGCATCGAGTTCGAGGTTTTTGGAGCCACAGGCGTCGCATTTGGTCGGTTTTATCAGCTTTGTTGAGTATTCTCTTTGCATGCGAATTATTTCGTTTCCGCAGTCCTTGCAGAGGAAGACGGCCTTTGAGATGAACGGTTCGATGCTTGAGAGCCTCGTTACAACGCCGCGGACTTGAATGAAGCGGTTAATCTGTTCGGGACCCACAGATCGTGGTTCGAGTGTCTTGGGCAGGTTGTAAAACCTAACGTGAATCTGGGGCGGGTTATCTTGGAAGAACTCCTCTTTCAGCACGAGTTCAACGGCGTCTTCGGCTGCCAAGATGACTTCTTCGGGTTCTTCCAAGAGTTTCTTAGGAATACATTCGAGAACTGAGCTGAGATGGATGAAGTCAATATCAAGGCTTTTCTTGCTTTCTTCCGTCATCAGGCTGGCGAGTTTTTCTCGATAAATCTTTTTCTCATTTTCCCCGACGTAACTGGAGATGAATGTTTTGAAGGCCTCAATCATTGCTTCTCTGTCGCTTCCATCAAGGGATTTAAGACCTTTCTTCGCTTGTTCATGTTCCAGGAGCTTTGTGAAGGTTTCACATATTTCTTCCCTGACTTCAGGGAGCAGACGAAAGTATCTCACGTCCCGTGAGACTTTTTTCTCCACAATATTGGTATCATTCCCGACTCTTGAAATGGCCTGTCTTAGGGAAGAGTTGGCGTATCTCTTTCCGAGAACCTTATTGATTTGAGTAACCTTGTCGATCAGGTTAGAATATGTAACATAATCCCGTTCATGACATAATGCTAATATCACAAGAGAGTCATGTTGTTTGTTCAACTCAACTGTCCTTTTGATTGCCTGAAGCTGAAGTTCAAAAATCTCTCTGAGATTTTCCTGCTTTTCCTTTTGGATTTTATCTTTTTCCTCCTTTTCCTTTTGGGAAGGAACAGATTCTGTGTCTTTTTTGCCGTTTTCCTCTTCAGAAAACGGAGGAAAAAATTTTTTCCTCGACTCCTCATCTGATATCTCTGCTTTGATCTGATGTAAAATCTTTGCAAAAGCATCAAGGTGCTCTTGGGTAATGACTCCAACTTCCTCACCAAAAATCGCCTTTACAGCCTTCCGTGCAAGGAAGCTAAAGCTCCCAATGTTTGAAGCACCTTTCTCATGGATCTTCTTTTTGATTTCTTCGTGACTCCTGAAGAGGTCCTCGACACGCAGGTTCAGCTCCTCAACCCTTAAAATGACGTCGTTAATGTCGACATTCTCGACTTCCACAACCATACCATCCACCCGAAAAGAAGGAGTTAGGTATGAACAATTAAAACAAGCTGGTGCTGGTGTAAGGTGATTGCCTTACACCGGCGGTGTCAGGTAAGTGCCTTACGCTGATGCCCCCTGGTGAGGGTTATACAGGTGGTGCGCAGGTGAGGAGTGTAAAATTTTTGCAAAAAATGGCTTATATACGGGGGGTGTTCAGCGAAAGTACGCGAAAAAATATTAGGGTACGGAGAACAGGGAACATAATACACCCCAAAGTAACGCACCCGTGTACAAGTTTTACTGTACAAATGTATTCAAATTCGTGTTCTCTGTTCTCCGTACCCTTCGAATTTTTCGCATTTTCAGGGGGGTCTAACCTCTCTTATATACACAAAAGGAGTGGTAAGGGGCGAGTTTCACGAGCGGAATTCACAAACATGCCCCACAATGTTTACTTTTGTTCATCGTAATGTTCTCTGGTTCCCTCAACGATTTTTTTGTTTTTCAGAAACCTTAGGGTACAGGTGCAAACCTGTGTACCTAATGCACTAAAATGTACGCGTGATGTTCTCTTTGGATTTTTTACAAAATCTTAAAAACCTTACAGGGAACAGGTTTATATATTTTTTCTGCACATAAAAACGACATTTTTTTAAACATTAACTTCCCTGTCTCGCCGTCGTAAGTGTAAGGCAGGAGCCTGACGCAGTTCTTTTAAACTTCAGCCTCCCACAGTCTTCTTCGGGGTCGTGAAGGTGGTGCCGATGGACGGGGAGAACTTAACTCCCTCCGAGATTGTGGTCAAACTAATCAAAGATAACCCGGACTTGAAACTCGAAGAAGCACAGCCAGGGGACATTGGTATTGACCCAATCGCCGATGGATACTTCTCGCCCGATCTCGACGTCAGCATCAATATCAAAAAAGTCAAAATATTTAAAGTTCACAACGGAGAAGACGTTAAGGCATTTTGGATTAACGGTTTTATGTTAATTTCCCGAGGAATGGTTATACGGAATCATAAAACGGGTGCAATTGCAGATTTGATTCTCATTAAACTCTCCAAGGACAGGGTTCTCCTAAAGGGAGCACTTAACGGGAAGCCCATTATGGCATACTTCCAGGTCGAGCCGAGCGAGTGGTTCATCGACGCGCTCATCCACGCGGCTGGAATACTCCTCAAAGATTACGGCGAGAGGAGTCTCACGCCCGTTCGAGATGGCTGAAATCGCCTGTGCATTTTGTTTCATTCTCGAACCCAATAAGCGGGATTGCTCTGGCCCAATTTGTCAAATTGTATTAAGTAAAAAATCCTTTACTGGTGTAAGGCAAATGCCTTACACGAAAAATTTATAAATTTGGCAATCCTGATTCTGCTTTGCCGTTTGGCGGTATATTCGGCGTACATCGACCCAGCAACTTAGAGAGGGCTAGTTGGAGGTGTATTGAATGATTGAGGCCAGGTTAGTGTTCAATGGGTCTTTCGATGAGGCCGAGGCCAAGGTGAAGGAGGCTCTTCCGCAGGCCGGCTTTGCTGTTGTCTGGGAGCAGGACTTCACGGCTGTTGTCAAGAACAAGCTCGGCATTGACATGCCGAAGTACAAGACGCTTGGCCTCTGCAATGCTAAAATCTTCTACGAGCTCTGGAAGAGAAACGAGGAGATCGGTATGGTTGCCCCGTGCCACCTGCTTCTGTACGAGGACGGTGGCAAAGTTCACGCGAAGATGGCAGTCCCTGATGAGTTCTGGGACGAGGAGGTTCTGGCAGAGCCGTTCAACAGGGTTGTGGAACTCCTGAAAGAGATTGGATTTAACTGACTTCCTCACCTTTCTCTCATATCTTTTTGTTTGATGTTCGGGAGGGGTTGGATGAAGAAACTGGAGCTCGTGAAGAAAAACAATCTTGTACAAGTCGGAAAGTTCCGGATTACAGGCTCCGAAGGGGAATCTCTCTTTAAGAAAGGAGAAGTCTTCAAAGACCGCAAAGGGACATTCTGGGTGATGGACAAATTCAAAGAGGGGGAAACATACATTTTCTGGATTCCTCATAAACCCCGCCCCAAGAGGATACGTGTAAAATTGGTTAAAAGAACCCCTGACAAGTTAGTTTTTGAGATTATTGCCAGCTCAGAACAAAGACTCTCCAACCCTAAGAAAGATCCCAACGTCCAAAAAGAAAATCGATCTCACAAGGCAAAGAGGGCACCAGCGAAAAACGAGGGAATACATCCAAAAGAGCATAAAATGCCTCAAAAAATACAGAAAAGGCGCAACTGGGGTCGAACAGTTGGAGCGATGTTTAGGTTGCTTTTAGGAGGGTTCTTTTTAGTAATGGCAATATTCAGCTTCATTGAGGGAGAAGTTGTGCTTGGTATTGTCCTCTTAATTGTCATGGCTGGAATTTTTGATGGAAGCAATGCAGAACAGAATTCTCAGCATAACGTCCAGCCCACGGTTTATGATGACGATGATTATTACTACAATTACCTTGATGAACTCGAAGAGGACAGTCTCATTGAGCTTATGGTGTATTATTTAGACGACTGATATTCGACCTCGATAATATGGGGGGATGAGAAATGTTCCTTCATATTGAAACCGGGCTGGCGAGTGAGGATTATGGGGTCCTGCTCAAGGCTGTCAAGAAGGAGATGGGTTTAACAACCGAGAAGCTCAAGGAGCTGGGCTTTGACGAGGACGTTGCCATTGGCGCCCTCGTGTTCGAGGTCCCCTCAAGCTCGAAGTTTTATTGTAAAGCCTGCCTGGACGCTTTTGATGACTTTGAGAGTGCTCAACGGCACGTTATTGAAATTCACTCAAAAGAAGACGTCCCCAAGTTCAGGGGGAAGAGTGCTAAGGAACTCGTGCAGATGCTCGTGGGAGAGATACAACGGGTGGATTAGTGTAAGGTGATTGCCTTACGCAGGAGATTTAAGGTTTGAGTCGTGGGTGCTCCCGGTTTCTGGGCGGTTGGAGAGGCTGGTGGGCTTCAAAGTTGGAGAGTTAGTCATCATCACGTTCTCCCCGTGATTTTCTTTAAGTGCAATTTGGAGAATCGAAACCTTTAACCGGGTTAGACAAGGAAAGAGAAAACGAGGGTGGGTCTCTTTTGAACAAGTTGAAAGAGGTGGTGTCGAAATGAGAGGCAACGAAATCTGGAGATTAGCGAAAGCCATTGCAAAGCTGGTTGATGCGGCAGGTGCTTTGTTGGACCCGGCGGACATGGTTTTCAGGGGCGCGTCAATCAGCACGAGGGGCGCGGGTCGTGTTCAGCCCCGCAAGCAGGAGGCTCATGATGATTGGTTCTGGACTGGGTGACTCTCTCTTCTCATCTTTTTGCTTCTGTGCGACCCTTACGGGCCGCCGACATAATATACGCGAGTTGGGTTTAAAAATTTTTTCTGTAAGGCAAATGCCTTACACTGAATTAACACTTGTGTAAGTATTCTTTGGAATTGTCCGGAGGACTTAGATCGAATCTAATCTCAGGAGCAGTT of the Thermococcus sp. JdF3 genome contains:
- a CDS encoding DUF302 domain-containing protein, whose protein sequence is MIEARLVFNGSFDEAEAKVKEALPQAGFAVVWEQDFTAVVKNKLGIDMPKYKTLGLCNAKIFYELWKRNEEIGMVAPCHLLLYEDGGKVHAKMAVPDEFWDEEVLAEPFNRVVELLKEIGFN
- a CDS encoding minichromosome maintenance protein MCM encodes the protein MVVEVENVDINDVILRVEELNLRVEDLFRSHEEIKKKIHEKGASNIGSFSFLARKAVKAIFGEEVGVITQEHLDAFAKILHQIKAEISDEESRKKFFPPFSEEENGKKDTESVPSQKEKEEKDKIQKEKQENLREIFELQLQAIKRTVELNKQHDSLVILALCHERDYVTYSNLIDKVTQINKVLGKRYANSSLRQAISRVGNDTNIVEKKVSRDVRYFRLLPEVREEICETFTKLLEHEQAKKGLKSLDGSDREAMIEAFKTFISSYVGENEKKIYREKLASLMTEESKKSLDIDFIHLSSVLECIPKKLLEEPEEVILAAEDAVELVLKEEFFQDNPPQIHVRFYNLPKTLEPRSVGPEQINRFIQVRGVVTRLSSIEPFISKAVFLCKDCGNEIIRMQREYSTKLIKPTKCDACGSKNLELDAEKSRFRRYQTATIQDPPEKLKGGQLPRNLNIILLDDLCDNIIPGDRVIITGTLRLLEGEEDNKPVKKFVLIVNHIEKESKDEEDITVTPEEEQRILEEVKSPEYKRKLIQSFAPTVHGYENEKLGILLSIFGGHDEYSPVGERKRKRIHVLLVGDPGTAKSHLLDFTARIAPRAVRTSGKGASGVGLMAAAKKDNITGRWTVDAGTLVLADNGFAIIDELDKMSKEDRNSLHEPMEQGSVYFAKAGLNMVLNARATVIAAANPKFGKINRNKTLPEQIDLPPSLMSRFDLIFTFINTVDEKKDKMVAEAILKRWYEGERIKPPYSPEFLKKLIIYARKKIKTLKLDPQLNEEIQEYYLKLRKRLKNSEGFSVTPRQLEAVLRLAEAHARMHLHDTVTKEDFEVAVSLLEYSLQRAAIDEEGNVDVTILEIGRSSRQLKLKQKVLEAIERRQASGDWGTPKEDIIEDVQQLGFKRVEVEEMLKELMESEEVYQPRSGYYKIMEKD